A section of the Roseivirga sp. BDSF3-8 genome encodes:
- a CDS encoding TM1802 family CRISPR-associated protein — translation MLHTLYTLGKELSEGLDSWDDFLDLKPPRKDPKKKTRDLVLPIVFRLGENKIEKGEVSAYDPERTPRREGLRRLIIRKRNAKAIYPTVDAEKPDLLYKTLFGKPKDGVRPDKGHLYLEAEGIMDGFEETLLGKVLLEIVHLHEEFKQHFNDEDKGTISSRKIQEWAGIEGNDRAIVLVAEVLWPDMGIDEPTPLVLLPGFEEFFEGLFFHTAEGRKGLDYSIGEIRENVSVAEFGSKYNMNKMFVRTTYNHAQNLRKQNLYRNYQLSPESVTFLERGSNYLFENYKVRIAGLFHVIIPQIRHKSNVKLKAALSQLKTDVDLIFQEKQVRADSTYLGKMAKDITWVTFLAYDLSHGKSFKTINMIQEVSQPYLTTINKLLVEVNNLMAETPGTGWKYLNNSFFNLTSVYHLIPVRDEEKEKVNRALVLFKNILEHRLIDRNQLYSYYTELLLCHRYGRHNSYKNIYAHNELDYALHEATMKYHALLLLLDRLYPIPTMETDNTIEKEPEEKDYYQRIDTFMERVGYEQSAQRALFFLGIALKKVADKQKEKGYSKKPVLNKVNFNGMDRSQIIRLHNDLREKVQQYSIHKSTEGLLSRFQQHFQAREEDWRLSPQETIFYLFAGYSYFDKKQKETEETPSE, via the coding sequence ATGCTTCATACGCTCTATACATTAGGAAAAGAACTTAGCGAAGGACTGGACTCCTGGGACGATTTCCTGGATTTGAAACCGCCTAGGAAGGACCCCAAAAAGAAAACACGAGACCTTGTGCTGCCGATCGTATTCCGGTTGGGTGAAAATAAAATAGAAAAAGGTGAAGTGTCAGCGTATGACCCGGAACGAACCCCGCGCCGTGAAGGGTTGCGACGCCTTATAATTCGTAAAAGAAATGCTAAAGCCATATACCCCACGGTAGATGCGGAAAAGCCCGATTTGCTATATAAAACACTGTTCGGTAAACCTAAAGATGGCGTAAGACCTGACAAGGGACACTTATACCTGGAGGCCGAGGGGATAATGGATGGCTTTGAAGAAACATTGTTAGGCAAGGTACTGCTGGAAATTGTGCACCTGCATGAAGAATTTAAGCAGCATTTTAATGATGAGGATAAGGGTACGATAAGTAGTCGCAAGATACAGGAATGGGCAGGTATAGAAGGGAATGATCGCGCTATTGTGTTAGTAGCTGAAGTATTGTGGCCGGATATGGGAATTGATGAGCCTACTCCTTTAGTACTCTTGCCTGGATTTGAAGAGTTTTTCGAAGGACTCTTTTTCCATACTGCTGAAGGAAGGAAAGGGCTGGACTATAGTATTGGAGAGATAAGAGAAAATGTATCAGTTGCTGAGTTTGGTAGTAAATATAATATGAATAAGATGTTCGTAAGAACAACTTATAATCATGCCCAAAATTTACGAAAGCAAAATCTATATCGTAATTACCAACTGAGTCCTGAATCAGTAACATTTCTGGAAAGAGGCAGTAATTACCTTTTTGAAAACTACAAAGTCAGAATAGCCGGTTTATTCCATGTTATAATTCCCCAAATCAGGCATAAATCAAATGTGAAATTAAAGGCAGCTTTAAGCCAACTAAAAACTGATGTCGACCTGATTTTTCAGGAAAAACAGGTGAGGGCAGATTCTACATACCTGGGAAAAATGGCTAAAGATATCACTTGGGTCACCTTCTTAGCCTATGATTTGAGTCACGGGAAGTCATTCAAAACCATTAATATGATACAAGAGGTAAGCCAGCCTTACCTGACTACTATTAATAAATTACTGGTAGAGGTTAATAACCTTATGGCAGAAACCCCTGGTACAGGATGGAAATATTTGAATAACAGTTTCTTCAACCTGACCAGTGTATATCACCTTATTCCGGTACGTGATGAAGAAAAGGAAAAAGTGAACAGAGCTTTAGTCCTCTTCAAAAATATATTGGAGCACAGGCTTATAGACCGGAACCAATTATATTCCTACTATACCGAACTACTCCTCTGCCACCGTTACGGCCGACACAATTCTTATAAAAACATATACGCCCATAATGAGCTGGACTATGCCCTGCATGAGGCCACTATGAAATACCACGCCCTGCTCCTGCTACTGGACAGGCTTTACCCAATACCCACTATGGAGACTGACAATACAATAGAAAAAGAGCCTGAAGAAAAAGATTACTACCAGCGCATTGACACATTTATGGAACGTGTGGGCTATGAGCAGTCCGCCCAGCGGGCCCTCTTTTTTCTGGGTATTGCGCTAAAAAAAGTAGCCGATAAACAGAAAGAGAAAGGCTATTCGAAAAAACCAGTTCTGAATAAAGTAAACTTTAATGGGATGGATCGAAGCCAGATAATACGGCTGCATAATGACCTGCGCGAAAAAGTCCAGCAGTATAGTATCCACAAATCTACCGAAGGCCTGCTGTCGCGCTTTCAGCAGCACTTCCAGGCCAGAGAAGAGGATTGGCGGCTAAGCCCGCAGGAAACCATCTTTTATCTGTTTGCAGGCTATAGCTACTTTGACAAAAAACAGAAAGAAACCGAAGAAACCCCCAGCGAATAA
- the cas3 gene encoding CRISPR-associated helicase Cas3': protein MKEKVYYSHARVLEDEAHRGSKPDKDAPRVGTKHLSVHTGGVRDKAVAAIHPRIRLGVDPEQFSRFIADLATYHDLGKYLPDFQKYLLNDKPFFARLKRHAAFGAQAIYNAWQESDKELAMLAWVLVLKHHTNLPNWRRLEGWYNECFENQLQFRDQVKSLKSTLNEVQTDSGVDNLENLLHWPTEDILLALYSWSRDNGDIRRYYLVNYAFSLLIEADKLDATDTSQYLRKAVAKALVDDFLKEKTTEDTTQNNQRHNARMEVISHLDAPDILERRLFTLTAPTGIGKTLTSLDFALRLKSLIREKEGHEPQIIYALPFINIIEQSISVYEKVLNGNAHLLAHYQFADIFRKDEKNPEEREDKEQFIREQQMALDTWQSDVVITSFVQLLQTLIGNRNRLLKKFNHFAGSILILDEVQNMSLKHLPLVGATFYYLAHLLDARVILMTATKPKIFELAEQEILSKRGVKLEGLHQPLELLSNHERYFRELKRTKLIPHLDEMESTEDWADFIVEKRETGKSALIVCNKVQRSIDLYALLQKKIGNANLYYLSTNLLPVHREEVRNSVAEALEAHREGEGPAPILVSTQCIEAGVDLDFDMGFRDLGPLDSIIQVAGRINRNDSPGKEHAPVHIVNMGDSNRIYGKITQQQATKALQAGMEVHGPEIEEAHYLDMVTTYFTGISEASAFNESRDIFKAMECLQYEPINDEPSVSSFKVIEDIGKTISVFIEADEKANEALKAFYDMLSGDLGREEFNAKHKRTFHQHTLAVPDYLSKAKELIQMSSLYEKTEGFYVVPAEEVNDFYNNTTGFNRDKAKEETAMML from the coding sequence ATGAAAGAAAAGGTATATTACAGTCATGCCAGGGTGCTGGAGGATGAGGCCCATAGGGGAAGCAAACCAGACAAGGACGCTCCCCGTGTAGGCACCAAGCACCTGTCCGTTCATACCGGTGGGGTAAGGGATAAGGCCGTGGCCGCCATCCACCCCCGTATCAGGCTGGGCGTAGACCCTGAGCAGTTTTCCCGCTTCATCGCCGACCTGGCTACCTACCATGATTTGGGCAAGTACCTCCCGGATTTTCAGAAGTACTTGCTGAATGACAAACCCTTTTTTGCCCGGCTAAAGCGGCATGCAGCCTTCGGCGCGCAGGCCATTTACAATGCCTGGCAAGAAAGTGATAAGGAGCTTGCTATGCTGGCTTGGGTGCTTGTACTGAAGCACCACACCAACTTGCCCAACTGGCGAAGGCTGGAAGGATGGTATAATGAGTGTTTTGAAAATCAATTACAATTCCGGGACCAGGTAAAAAGTCTGAAAAGTACTCTAAATGAGGTGCAAACCGACTCCGGTGTAGATAATCTGGAAAACCTGCTACATTGGCCTACGGAGGATATTTTACTTGCCTTGTATAGTTGGAGCAGAGATAATGGCGACATACGCCGGTACTACCTGGTAAACTACGCCTTCAGCCTGTTGATAGAAGCGGATAAACTGGATGCCACCGACACCAGCCAGTACCTGCGCAAAGCCGTAGCGAAAGCCCTGGTAGATGATTTTTTAAAAGAAAAAACCACAGAAGATACCACGCAAAACAACCAACGGCACAACGCCCGCATGGAAGTGATTAGCCATCTGGATGCGCCTGATATACTGGAAAGGAGGCTATTTACCCTAACGGCCCCAACCGGCATAGGCAAAACCCTCACCTCGCTGGACTTTGCCCTGCGGCTGAAGAGTCTCATCCGTGAGAAAGAAGGGCACGAGCCGCAAATCATTTATGCCCTACCCTTTATCAATATCATAGAGCAGTCCATAAGCGTGTATGAAAAGGTACTGAATGGAAATGCCCACCTGCTGGCCCACTACCAGTTTGCTGATATTTTCAGAAAGGATGAAAAGAACCCTGAAGAGAGGGAAGACAAAGAGCAGTTTATCCGGGAGCAGCAAATGGCCCTGGACACCTGGCAGTCCGATGTCGTCATTACCAGCTTTGTGCAACTGCTGCAAACGCTGATCGGCAACAGAAATAGATTGCTAAAGAAGTTTAACCACTTCGCAGGCAGTATTCTCATACTGGACGAGGTGCAGAACATGAGCCTGAAGCACCTGCCGCTGGTCGGGGCCACCTTCTACTACCTCGCCCACCTGCTGGATGCCCGCGTCATCCTTATGACCGCCACCAAGCCGAAAATCTTTGAACTCGCAGAGCAGGAAATCCTCAGCAAACGCGGCGTAAAGCTGGAAGGCCTGCACCAGCCTCTTGAACTACTGTCCAACCATGAGCGCTACTTCAGAGAGCTGAAAAGAACCAAACTCATTCCACATCTTGATGAGATGGAGAGCACCGAAGACTGGGCTGATTTTATTGTGGAAAAAAGAGAAACCGGAAAGTCCGCCCTTATCGTTTGCAATAAGGTACAGCGCAGCATAGATCTCTATGCATTATTGCAGAAAAAGATTGGTAATGCCAACCTCTACTACCTCAGCACCAACCTGCTGCCCGTACACCGGGAAGAAGTGAGAAATAGCGTAGCCGAAGCACTTGAAGCCCATAGGGAAGGCGAAGGCCCTGCCCCCATACTTGTGAGTACCCAATGCATAGAGGCGGGAGTAGACCTGGACTTTGACATGGGCTTCCGTGACCTTGGGCCGCTGGACTCCATTATACAGGTAGCAGGCAGGATAAACCGGAATGACAGCCCCGGTAAGGAGCACGCGCCCGTACACATCGTAAACATGGGCGATTCCAACCGTATCTATGGCAAAATAACCCAACAGCAGGCTACCAAAGCCCTGCAGGCAGGTATGGAAGTCCACGGCCCCGAAATAGAAGAGGCCCACTACCTGGACATGGTGACCACCTACTTTACCGGCATTAGCGAAGCAAGTGCTTTCAACGAAAGCCGGGACATCTTTAAGGCTATGGAATGCCTGCAGTATGAACCGATTAACGATGAACCTTCTGTAAGCTCATTTAAAGTCATCGAAGACATAGGCAAAACCATCAGCGTGTTTATAGAAGCCGATGAGAAAGCCAACGAAGCATTAAAGGCCTTCTACGATATGCTCTCCGGCGACCTGGGCCGCGAAGAGTTTAATGCAAAGCACAAACGCACCTTCCACCAGCACACGTTGGCCGTACCCGATTACCTGTCAAAGGCAAAGGAACTGATACAAATGAGCAGCCTCTACGAAAAAACCGAAGGCTTCTACGTAGTGCCTGCCGAAGAGGTAAATGACTTTTATAACAATACCACAGGCTTTAACAGGGACAAAGCAAAAGAGGAGACCGCTATGATGTTGTGA
- the cas5 gene encoding CRISPR-associated protein Cas5 has product MPMIIIDLEGPMAHFRKFFANNTAMSYTLPPRTTIMGMLAALTGRERDSYYEDFGSGKLRIAVGIRTKLKKSFHRLNYLNIKQADDFRGINKPMQMPVEVVTGHHPARDKVAYRLYLAPGSEGDSLPEIKKALLQRGNSYAISFGTANFQASLKSWKKVAEADIHEVEAGTEPVLVHTALPADRVKRVHFSDDDHSAYRQIEEELMPADFMPDGTREVTKMNRLLFATDPDGLHVDLEGSYYRVHDGEAEQHITFME; this is encoded by the coding sequence ATGCCTATGATTATCATAGACCTTGAAGGCCCCATGGCCCATTTCCGGAAGTTCTTTGCCAATAACACCGCCATGAGTTATACCCTACCGCCACGCACCACTATCATGGGCATGCTGGCGGCCCTCACCGGGCGTGAGCGCGATAGCTACTACGAGGACTTTGGTTCTGGCAAGCTGCGGATAGCTGTTGGTATACGTACTAAGTTGAAAAAGTCTTTTCATAGATTGAATTATTTGAATATAAAGCAGGCTGATGACTTTCGTGGAATTAACAAACCTATGCAGATGCCCGTGGAAGTGGTTACCGGCCACCACCCCGCCAGGGACAAGGTGGCCTACCGCCTGTACCTGGCACCTGGTAGTGAAGGAGACAGCCTGCCCGAGATAAAAAAGGCCCTGCTGCAACGCGGTAACAGTTATGCCATCAGTTTCGGCACGGCCAACTTTCAGGCTTCCCTGAAGAGCTGGAAAAAAGTAGCGGAAGCCGATATACACGAAGTAGAAGCAGGTACTGAACCGGTACTTGTGCATACCGCCTTGCCTGCGGACAGGGTAAAGCGCGTACACTTTAGTGATGATGACCACAGCGCCTACCGGCAGATAGAGGAAGAGCTGATGCCTGCAGACTTTATGCCCGACGGCACCCGTGAGGTAACTAAAATGAACCGGTTGCTCTTTGCTACCGACCCCGATGGGCTACACGTAGACCTGGAGGGCAGCTACTACCGTGTGCATGATGGAGAAGCGGAGCAGCATATCACCTTTATGGAATGA
- the cas7b gene encoding type I-B CRISPR-associated protein Cas7/Csh2, which yields MSTIEATRTLPHNADFLFIYEAIQCNPNGDPDQENKPRMDYETKTNLVTDVRLKRYVRDYLKQNGLEVFVDMEGDSKVSADSKLKAVIDRLMSDEAFVNEVFADQPEYKKLFLDLMKKKKDGESIFKMLQGAKKGSKELDLNRYILEYLVKARFLDIRLFGSAFAVAGFTKAYTGPVQINWGYSLHPVELMESNSLVTIMADDNSTFGKDYRIHYSLLAFHGTINKHQARRTGMSEEDAESFRDALWKSIPCLPTRSKQNQYPKFYLEIIYNDDCGNGSFGDLRQHLSVSPKEGKTEKQIRNINDLTIDFSALKALLEEHTGEGKAIKEVIVKSAPAFEHPFGNA from the coding sequence ATGAGCACAATAGAAGCAACCCGGACCCTGCCGCACAATGCGGATTTCCTTTTTATATACGAGGCCATACAGTGCAACCCTAACGGTGACCCCGACCAGGAGAACAAACCACGTATGGACTATGAGACCAAAACCAATCTGGTAACGGACGTGCGCCTGAAACGCTACGTGCGTGACTACCTGAAGCAAAACGGCCTGGAGGTATTTGTAGACATGGAGGGCGACTCCAAAGTAAGTGCAGACAGTAAGCTTAAGGCTGTTATTGACCGGCTGATGAGTGACGAGGCTTTTGTAAATGAAGTTTTTGCAGACCAGCCGGAGTATAAGAAGCTTTTTTTAGACTTAATGAAAAAGAAAAAGGATGGCGAGAGCATATTTAAAATGCTTCAAGGGGCTAAAAAGGGATCTAAGGAATTAGACTTAAACCGCTACATATTAGAGTATCTTGTTAAGGCCCGTTTCCTGGATATTCGTCTGTTTGGTAGTGCCTTTGCCGTAGCCGGTTTTACCAAAGCCTATACCGGCCCCGTACAAATAAACTGGGGCTACAGTCTGCACCCTGTGGAGCTGATGGAAAGCAACAGTCTGGTAACCATAATGGCAGACGACAACAGCACCTTTGGCAAGGACTACCGCATACATTACAGCCTGCTGGCCTTTCATGGGACCATAAACAAGCACCAGGCCCGCCGCACCGGCATGAGCGAAGAGGATGCCGAAAGCTTCAGGGATGCGCTGTGGAAGAGTATACCGTGTCTTCCTACACGATCAAAACAAAACCAATACCCAAAATTTTACCTGGAGATAATTTATAATGATGACTGTGGTAATGGCAGCTTCGGTGACCTGCGCCAGCACCTTAGCGTATCTCCGAAAGAGGGTAAAACCGAAAAGCAAATCCGGAATATCAATGACTTAACCATTGACTTCTCTGCCCTAAAAGCTTTACTGGAAGAACATACAGGCGAAGGCAAGGCCATAAAAGAAGTAATCGTGAAGAGTGCCCCGGCTTTTGAGCACCCATTCGGTAATGCCTGA
- a CDS encoding mobilization protein MobC, with protein sequence MARFNNTKRIHRITLRLTDHEIDKLRKLLSKSRGDHTLSQLIRRMLFDKELTVNTRNASLEEVKNELILMRTEIRRVGVNINQVVHYFNAQREVIDKVKYAREVASLYQPMVQLSDSLITHLDGTLRLWLPK encoded by the coding sequence ATGGCTCGATTCAATAATACCAAACGTATCCACCGAATTACCCTTAGGCTAACCGACCATGAAATTGACAAGCTGAGAAAGCTCCTGTCTAAAAGCCGGGGCGATCATACGCTAAGTCAACTGATTAGGAGGATGTTATTTGATAAGGAGCTGACCGTCAATACCCGTAATGCCTCACTGGAAGAAGTTAAAAATGAGTTGATTTTGATGCGAACTGAGATCCGTAGGGTAGGGGTAAACATAAACCAGGTAGTTCACTATTTTAATGCACAGAGGGAGGTGATAGATAAAGTTAAGTACGCTAGGGAAGTGGCCTCACTTTATCAGCCTATGGTCCAATTGTCTGACAGCCTCATTACTCACCTTGATGGTACCCTTCGGCTATGGTTGCCAAAATAA
- the cas2 gene encoding CRISPR-associated endonuclease Cas2 — translation MICWVLYDIQGNKARRNVAKYCKQAGLYRVQYSCFLGTLNGHEKDTLELQIEEEIDEEVDKVYIFPMNKSELQSCILMGQAFDKKLVSDEVRALFL, via the coding sequence ATGATTTGCTGGGTACTATACGACATACAGGGCAATAAGGCGCGGCGCAATGTCGCCAAATACTGTAAGCAGGCCGGCCTGTACCGCGTGCAGTATTCCTGCTTCCTCGGCACACTCAACGGCCACGAAAAGGACACCCTGGAGCTACAGATCGAAGAAGAAATAGACGAGGAAGTCGATAAAGTATACATCTTCCCCATGAATAAATCCGAGCTGCAATCCTGTATACTTATGGGCCAGGCATTTGATAAAAAGCTCGTGTCCGATGAGGTAAGGGCGCTGTTTCTATGA
- a CDS encoding relaxase/mobilization nuclease domain-containing protein → MVAKIITGKSLQGVLNYNENKVKQGQAELLCGQGFTVNDATRLTFYQKLERFKEVTSLNSRTKTNAIHISLNFSNEDKLNDPLLMKIADDYMQRIGFGEQPYLVYRHYDAGHPHIHIASTNIQTNGKRIETHNLGKTKSEDARKGIEKSYKLVVAEEQKKKDTFLLKPLDKVTYGKAETKAALSNIVSQVVKGYKYTSLAELNAILRQFNVTAYRGEPGTRMYERGGLVYSITDEKGDMKGTPVKSSALYGKPTWANLKRRFERNRSARKPHAPRLSQMIDTVLNTNNTLTKEAFTEALRKKGIATSFHTNDQGRTYGITFVDNVTRCAFKGSALGKGYSTAAILSRLKGTHKQDAEDWGTVDIQEKQPVQGEGPTQWTAPDLSGIYDLLEALTSGYAEEQVAWGFRRRRRGKRV, encoded by the coding sequence ATGGTTGCCAAAATAATCACCGGGAAGAGTTTACAGGGTGTCCTGAATTATAATGAGAATAAAGTTAAGCAAGGTCAGGCGGAGTTGCTTTGTGGCCAGGGCTTTACAGTAAATGATGCTACCAGGCTCACCTTTTACCAGAAGCTGGAGCGCTTTAAAGAAGTGACCTCGCTAAACAGCCGGACTAAGACAAATGCCATTCACATCTCATTAAACTTCTCTAATGAGGACAAGCTGAATGACCCGTTGTTAATGAAGATTGCGGATGACTACATGCAGCGCATCGGTTTTGGTGAGCAGCCCTACCTGGTGTACAGGCACTACGATGCCGGCCACCCTCACATTCATATTGCTTCCACTAATATCCAAACCAACGGCAAGCGAATAGAAACCCACAACCTGGGTAAAACCAAAAGCGAAGACGCCCGCAAGGGGATAGAGAAAAGCTACAAGCTGGTAGTCGCTGAAGAGCAAAAGAAAAAAGATACTTTCTTGCTAAAGCCTCTGGACAAGGTGACCTACGGTAAGGCAGAAACAAAAGCAGCCCTGTCTAATATAGTGAGCCAGGTGGTAAAAGGCTATAAATACACGAGCCTTGCCGAGCTTAATGCCATACTGCGGCAATTCAACGTAACGGCTTATCGTGGTGAACCAGGCACACGCATGTACGAACGCGGTGGGCTGGTGTACAGTATCACCGATGAGAAGGGTGATATGAAAGGTACCCCCGTAAAAAGCAGTGCGCTATATGGCAAGCCTACATGGGCCAACCTGAAGAGACGATTCGAGCGAAATAGGTCAGCAAGAAAACCCCACGCTCCCCGTCTGAGCCAGATGATAGACACTGTATTGAACACCAACAATACTCTGACTAAAGAGGCCTTCACCGAAGCCCTGCGGAAAAAGGGAATAGCGACTTCCTTCCACACAAATGACCAGGGCCGCACATATGGTATCACCTTCGTAGACAATGTAACACGCTGTGCCTTTAAAGGCAGTGCATTAGGTAAAGGATATAGCACGGCAGCCATACTTTCCAGACTGAAAGGCACCCATAAGCAAGATGCTGAAGATTGGGGAACAGTCGACATTCAAGAGAAACAGCCTGTCCAGGGAGAAGGTCCTACACAGTGGACCGCTCCTGATCTTTCAGGTATATACGACCTACTGGAGGCTCTTACTTCTGGCTATGCGGAGGAACAGGTGGCTTGGGGGTTTAGGAGGAGGAGAAGGGGGAAAAGGGTATAA
- the cas1 gene encoding CRISPR-associated endonuclease Cas1: protein MHLYLNTYGTYLHIKDQLFEVRVPESEGSKQYQKHHVAAQKVRTIVMTTSAALSTDAIKLAMAHHIDIVFLERGGQPFGRVWHSKPGSTTRIRKRQLEASLSETGLRWVKNWTLRKMQNQADFLFDLLRHRPQLKDSFTEKRERIAELQKSVQELEGDRTADVADSLRGLEGSAGRLYFAGLSEAIPSAWAFKGRSSRPAKDPFNAFLNYAYGILYSRVEKALMVAGLDPYTGFLHRDDYNQLSFVYDFIEPYRIYADTVVFRLFSGKKVNQQHTDELSVGYSLNKEGKQVLVAAFTDYLDEDTIRVLNRNQTRANAMQAEAHGFANSLLEKDDDYETEDY from the coding sequence ATGCACCTCTACCTAAATACCTATGGCACCTACCTGCACATTAAAGACCAGTTGTTTGAAGTGCGGGTGCCGGAGTCCGAAGGCAGTAAGCAGTACCAGAAGCATCATGTGGCCGCGCAGAAGGTGCGGACGATTGTGATGACCACTTCAGCGGCGCTGAGTACGGATGCCATTAAACTGGCGATGGCGCACCATATCGACATCGTGTTCCTGGAGCGGGGCGGACAGCCCTTTGGCCGGGTGTGGCACAGCAAGCCCGGTAGCACTACGCGCATACGCAAGCGGCAACTGGAGGCGAGCCTTTCGGAAACCGGCCTGCGCTGGGTGAAGAACTGGACGCTGCGCAAGATGCAGAACCAGGCGGATTTTCTCTTTGACCTGCTGCGGCACCGTCCCCAGCTGAAGGACAGCTTTACCGAAAAGCGGGAGCGCATAGCCGAACTGCAAAAGTCCGTACAGGAACTGGAAGGCGACCGTACGGCCGATGTGGCGGACAGCCTCCGCGGACTGGAAGGCAGTGCGGGCAGGCTCTATTTTGCCGGGCTTAGCGAAGCCATACCCAGTGCCTGGGCCTTCAAAGGCCGGAGCAGCCGACCGGCCAAAGATCCTTTCAATGCCTTCCTGAACTACGCTTACGGCATCTTGTACAGCCGGGTGGAAAAGGCGCTGATGGTGGCCGGGCTCGACCCCTATACCGGCTTCCTGCACCGCGATGATTATAACCAGCTCAGCTTTGTGTACGACTTCATCGAGCCTTACCGCATCTATGCCGATACGGTCGTGTTCAGGCTGTTTTCCGGTAAAAAGGTAAACCAACAGCATACCGATGAGCTTAGCGTGGGCTACTCGCTGAATAAGGAGGGCAAGCAAGTGCTGGTAGCGGCCTTTACGGACTACCTGGATGAGGACACCATACGGGTGCTGAACCGCAACCAGACACGGGCCAATGCCATGCAGGCCGAAGCGCATGGCTTTGCGAACAGCCTGCTGGAAAAAGACGATGACTACGAAACCGAAGACTACTGA
- a CDS encoding CRISPR-associated endonuclease Cas6, with product METTDTKPHTIQTTTLRFPDLRLQQREAAQLRGYFGNLFREHSPLLHNHYEDGSLRYGYPLVQYKVIKGVPTLLGLEEGAGLLTELFLQVRELDIAGTHYTIQGKDLRQEKVAIGVDPAGLHQYTFVNPWLGLNEANYQKYKKTSPQEQQKLLQRVLTGNILSFYKGMALRLSPDERILLTAKLSPKRINFKNQEMLGFTGEFTTNALLPSAVGLGKAVSRGFGVVSNG from the coding sequence ATGGAAACCACAGACACAAAACCACATACCATACAGACCACCACGCTGCGCTTTCCGGATCTGCGGTTGCAGCAGCGGGAGGCGGCGCAGTTGCGCGGATACTTCGGCAACCTGTTCCGGGAGCATAGTCCGCTGCTGCACAACCACTATGAGGATGGTAGCCTGCGCTACGGCTACCCGCTGGTGCAGTACAAAGTGATAAAAGGCGTGCCTACACTGCTGGGGCTGGAAGAAGGCGCCGGGCTGCTCACCGAGCTATTCCTGCAGGTACGCGAGCTGGACATTGCGGGTACCCACTACACCATACAGGGAAAAGACCTGCGGCAGGAAAAGGTAGCCATAGGCGTAGACCCCGCCGGACTGCACCAGTACACTTTCGTAAACCCCTGGCTGGGCCTGAACGAAGCCAACTACCAGAAGTACAAAAAGACCAGCCCCCAAGAGCAGCAAAAGCTGCTGCAGCGCGTGCTTACCGGCAACATCCTCAGCTTCTACAAAGGCATGGCCCTACGCCTCTCACCCGATGAGCGCATTCTGCTCACCGCAAAGCTCAGCCCGAAACGCATCAACTTCAAAAACCAGGAGATGCTGGGCTTCACCGGTGAGTTTACGACAAATGCCTTGCTGCCTAGCGCGGTGGGGTTGGGGAAAGCGGTAAGTCGGGGATTTGGGGTGGTTTCTAATGGTTAA
- a CDS encoding helix-turn-helix domain-containing protein, giving the protein MDTIFHRLKAVREALRLNQKEVSTHTGISQQELHLLENGEKKFIHHTLIDFYVRLGVDARYFYDSLPYGDASSYLDSFNFKITQLRLRQSGIVKVLGGLAYKGYLSDKFHHVPLISLLDHEAYLKAPDRVKFLSSLPQLTVPFRSELSSTFCCFQLSLALMNQEIDKIPLYAFAARIHDFKLYKNYRYLLISDRIQFIYPSKDINAIKILNLNDGYQKNDQTHELWLIERVIK; this is encoded by the coding sequence ATGGATACAATTTTTCACAGGCTTAAAGCCGTAAGGGAAGCACTCAGGCTCAATCAAAAAGAGGTAAGTACCCATACTGGCATCAGTCAACAAGAACTTCACCTTTTAGAAAATGGCGAAAAGAAGTTTATACATCATACGCTCATTGATTTTTATGTTCGGCTTGGAGTTGATGCCCGGTATTTCTATGACAGCTTACCCTATGGCGATGCGAGTAGCTACCTAGACTCATTTAATTTTAAGATTACTCAGTTGAGATTAAGGCAAAGTGGCATTGTCAAAGTACTGGGAGGCCTTGCCTATAAAGGCTATTTATCTGATAAATTCCACCATGTACCTCTTATAAGTTTGCTGGACCATGAGGCATACCTTAAGGCACCGGATCGGGTAAAATTCCTCAGTTCACTTCCGCAATTAACTGTGCCCTTCAGGTCTGAGCTATCATCCACTTTTTGCTGCTTCCAGCTATCGTTAGCTCTTATGAATCAGGAAATCGACAAAATCCCGTTGTATGCATTTGCCGCCAGAATCCACGATTTCAAACTATATAAAAACTATCGGTATCTATTAATTAGTGATAGAATACAATTCATCTATCCCTCAAAGGACATAAACGCAATAAAGATTCTCAACCTCAATGATGGATATCAAAAGAATGATCAAACCCATGAATTATGGCTGATAGAAAGGGTGATTAAGTAG